The Desulfovibrio sp. genome contains the following window.
ACTGAAATTCACTTTAAGGTCCATGAGGACTCCTTGTGGCAAATGCGCCGCCGGAAGGCCCGACGGCGCACAATATGCGGTTATCACTGCAAGCGGAGGCGCTGGTTGCGCCGCGCGCGGCTACATGCGCTTGAAGCGCTCGATAACGTTTTCTTTGGTGAGGATCTTTTTGAAATCCGGCCCAAGGCGATTGGAAAGGGGCTTTTCGTGCACAATGCTGGCGCCGTAAAGGGCATCGTACTGTGCATCGGTAAGGCCCTGGCAGATGCCCTTGGGCAGGTCGATGCCCTGGCGTTCCATCATGGCCATAAAGTCTTTGTACTCATTGGGGTAGATGTCTTCCAGCACGGTGAGGGCATGGCAGTTGGCAATGCCGTGGTGCATGTGCAGCACCATGCTGAGACCAGCGGAAAGGGGATGCACCACGCCCACGAAACCGGCGGCCATGCCGCCCAGGAAGGAGGCGATCATGAGCTTTTCGCGGTTTTCATCGCTCATCATGTCGCTGGAAAGGTAGACCTGCTTGCTGAGGTCAATGGCCTTTTCAGCCAGGGAATCCACCACCACGTTGCGGTAAGAGCCGGTGATGCTCTCAAAGCAGTGCATGTAGGTATCAATACCCGTGTAGAAATACTGGTTGCGCGGCACGCTGGCGGTGAGGTCAGGGTCGAGCAGCACCTGTTCAAACATGGTGTAGTCGCTGTTCATGCCCAGCTTGATGTTCTTTTCCTCGTTGCAGATGATACCAGTGCGCGAGGTTTCGGAACCCGTACCGGAAAGGGTGGGAACGGCGATTTTGTAGGGAGCGGGGTTCTTGACCAGTTCCCATCCCTGATAGTTTTCAGCCTTGCCGGGGTTGTTCAGCAGGTTGCCCACGCACTTGCAGGTATCAAGAACGCAGCCGCCGCCAAAAGCCAGCAGGGCGCAAGGGGCCGTGCCGTTAAGGAAGGCCTTCACCTTGTCGGTGTAGCCGTCAATGCTGTCAGTGGTGGGCTCGCTGGTGGTGTCCACATAGACCACCATGTCCTTGCTTTCCACGGGCAGCTTGGCAATGAGATCCTTGCCTTCAAAAAAATGGTCAATAAAGAACACGGCAGGGCCGTTCACTGCGGCGCGGCGCGCGCCGATCAGATCGCCAAGCTGGGCAAGGCTGCCCGAACCAATCATATAGTAACCGACATTCTTTGCGTTGCGAAACATAGTTGCCCTCTCAATATGGCAGATGATGACCGGGCCATACGCTATAGCCGAACGTCTGGCAAGATGGCCTGCAATGGGCCATTG
Protein-coding sequences here:
- a CDS encoding iron-containing alcohol dehydrogenase family protein, which translates into the protein MFRNAKNVGYYMIGSGSLAQLGDLIGARRAAVNGPAVFFIDHFFEGKDLIAKLPVESKDMVVYVDTTSEPTTDSIDGYTDKVKAFLNGTAPCALLAFGGGCVLDTCKCVGNLLNNPGKAENYQGWELVKNPAPYKIAVPTLSGTGSETSRTGIICNEEKNIKLGMNSDYTMFEQVLLDPDLTASVPRNQYFYTGIDTYMHCFESITGSYRNVVVDSLAEKAIDLSKQVYLSSDMMSDENREKLMIASFLGGMAAGFVGVVHPLSAGLSMVLHMHHGIANCHALTVLEDIYPNEYKDFMAMMERQGIDLPKGICQGLTDAQYDALYGASIVHEKPLSNRLGPDFKKILTKENVIERFKRM